The proteins below are encoded in one region of Telopea speciosissima isolate NSW1024214 ecotype Mountain lineage chromosome 10, Tspe_v1, whole genome shotgun sequence:
- the LOC122642462 gene encoding cytochrome b561 and DOMON domain-containing protein At2g04850: protein MEDNSQLTTMVMLLLLLLFLSESKMATAAHCTTITPTKTYQKCMTLPTQEASIAWTFYPHNATLDLVFFGNFISPSGWVAWGINPSTPEMTGTRALIAFPDPNSGVIIVLPYILDPTVKLQRSPLLSHTLDTHLLSSSAALFSGRTATVHDGASVQIYATLKLVPNKTKIHHVWNRGLYVQGYSPTIHPTTANDLSSVATIDVLSGAASARHNDIKTLKTVHGILNAVTWGFLLPVGVVTARYLRHINALGPAWFYAHAGIQLSAFLIGTAGFAIGVRLGALSPGVEYGIHRKLGFAAFCLASLQTLALLFRPKTTNKFRKYWKSYHHFVGYGCVVLGVVNVFQGFDVMGISRSYAKLGYCLALSTLIGVCIALEVNGWVVFCRKSKEEKMRREGLVGTLEKDNASHN from the coding sequence ATGGAggacaactcacaactcacaaccaTGGTCATGTTGCTCCTCCTGCTTCTCTTCCTTTCGGAGTCCAAAATGGCGACTGCGGCTCACTGTACCACCATTACACCCACCAAGACATATCAGAAGTGCATGACACTACCTACCCAGGAAGCCTCCATTGCATGGACCTTTTATCCTCACAATGCCACCCTCGATCTCGTCTTCTTCGGGAACTTCATCTCCCCCTCTGGTTGGGTTGCTTGGGGAATCAACCCTTCTACTCCGGAGATGACCGGCACCCGCGCCCTCATCGCCTTCCCCGACCCCAACTCCGGCGTAATCATTGTCCTTCCGTACATCCTCGACCCCACCGTGAAGCTCCAACGCTCACCTCtcctctctcacacactcgaCACCCACCTCCTCTCTTCCTCCGCCGCCCTCTTCAGCGGCCGTACCGCCACCGTACACGACGGCGCCTCCGTCCAAATCTACGCCACACTGAAGCTCGTCCCAAACAAGACCAAGATCCACCACGTCTGGAATCGGGGCCTCTACGTGCAGGGCTATTCCCCAACCATCCATCCCACCACAGCTAACGACCTCTCCTCCGTTGCCACCATCGACGTCTTGTCAGGCGCCGCCTCCGCAAGACACAACGACATCAAAACCCTGAAAACCGTGCACGGCATCCTGAATGCCGTCACTTGGGGGTTCTTGCTGCCCGTGGGAGTCGTCACGGCGAGATACCTCCGACACATAAACGCATTGGGGCCTGCTTGGTTCTATGCTCACGCGGGTATTCAGCTATCGGCGTTCCTGATTGGTACCGCAGGGTTCGCCATTGGAGTCCGGCTTGGGGCTTTGTCTCCAGGAGTGGAGTATGGTATCCACCGGAAGCTTGGATTTGCGGCATTTTGCTTGGCGAGTTTGCAGACATTGGCATTGTTGTTTAGGCCCAAGACTACAAACAAGTTTCGCAAGTACTGGAAGTCATATCACCATTTTGTTGGGTATGGATGTGTGGTGTTGGGGGTTGTGAATGTGTTTCAGGGTTTTGATGTGATGGGTATTAGCAGGTCTTATGCTAAGTTGGGTTACTGTTTGGCTCTGTCTACCTTGATCGGAGTTTGTATAGCTTTGGAGGTGAATGGGTGGGTGGTTTTCTGCAGGAAATCCAAGGAGGAGAAGATGAGGAGGGAAGGATTGGTGGGGACACTTGAAAAAGACAATGCAAGCCATaattga